In Aliiglaciecola sp. LCG003, a genomic segment contains:
- the leuD gene encoding 3-isopropylmalate dehydratase small subunit — protein sequence MTGFTTHLGSGVPLDQANVDTDQIIPKQFLTGVTRSGYGKHLFHDWRYLDLHEQQPNPDFVFNQPEYQGASILLARENFGCGSSREHAPWALDDYGFKVVIATSFADIFYGNCINNQLLPIALNSAQMDTLFAQVKANPHTEIFIDLPNQRIKFADQVFSFDIALHHKTNLIKGLDAIGQTLELDDKILNFEENAFAWLR from the coding sequence ATGACAGGTTTTACCACTCACTTGGGATCTGGCGTTCCACTGGATCAAGCCAATGTAGATACCGACCAAATTATTCCAAAACAATTTCTAACTGGTGTGACACGTTCAGGCTATGGCAAACATTTATTTCACGATTGGCGTTATTTAGATCTACATGAACAGCAGCCCAATCCAGACTTTGTGTTCAATCAGCCTGAATATCAAGGGGCTAGTATTTTATTGGCCCGTGAAAACTTTGGCTGTGGATCTAGTCGCGAACATGCTCCTTGGGCGCTCGATGATTATGGTTTCAAGGTGGTAATTGCCACCAGTTTTGCCGATATTTTTTACGGTAACTGCATTAATAATCAGTTATTACCAATCGCCTTGAATAGCGCGCAAATGGACACTTTATTTGCTCAAGTTAAGGCTAATCCGCACACCGAAATATTTATCGATTTGCCTAATCAGCGAATTAAATTCGCCGACCAAGTATTTTCATTTGATATTGCATTGCATCACAAGACAAACTTAATCAAAGGTTTAGATGCTATAGGTCAAACCTTGGAGTTGGATGATAAAATCCTCAATTTTGAAGAAAATGCATTTGCCTGGTTAAGGTAA
- the eno gene encoding phosphopyruvate hydratase, giving the protein MAKISKIIGREIMDSRGNPTVEADVYLESGAWGRACAPSGASTGSREALELRDGDKTRYLGKGVLKAVAAINNEIQSALIGQDALAQRAVDQIMIDLDGTENKEKFGANAILAVSLATAKAAAMEKKVPLYQHISELNGTPGQYSMPVPMMNIINGGEHADNNVDIQEFMVQPVGAPNFKEALRMGAEIFHNLKKVLSAKGLSTAVGDEGGFAPNLSSNEEALKVIIQAVENAGYVMNKDITLALDCASSEFYVDGQYNMKGEGKVFNSEQFSDYLAELANKYPIISIEDGLDESDWDGWAYLTKIIGDKVQLVGDDLFVTNTKILKRGIDNGVGNSILIKFNQIGSLSETLDAIKMAKDAGFTAVISHRSGETEDATIADLAVGTAAGQIKTGSLCRSDRVAKYNQLLRIEEALGDAVSYGGRKEIKGQ; this is encoded by the coding sequence ATGGCAAAGATCAGCAAGATTATTGGCCGTGAGATCATGGACTCGCGCGGAAATCCCACAGTAGAAGCAGATGTTTATTTAGAAAGTGGGGCTTGGGGCCGAGCTTGTGCTCCTTCTGGTGCATCTACGGGTTCTCGTGAAGCGTTGGAATTACGTGATGGTGATAAAACTCGTTATTTAGGTAAGGGGGTCTTAAAAGCCGTCGCTGCCATAAATAACGAAATTCAATCAGCCCTAATAGGTCAAGATGCTCTTGCTCAGCGTGCAGTTGATCAGATTATGATCGATTTAGATGGTACCGAAAACAAAGAAAAATTTGGCGCTAACGCTATTCTTGCGGTATCTCTAGCGACAGCCAAAGCTGCTGCAATGGAGAAGAAGGTTCCGTTATATCAGCATATTTCAGAGCTAAATGGCACACCAGGACAATACTCAATGCCTGTGCCGATGATGAACATCATCAACGGTGGTGAGCATGCTGATAACAATGTTGATATCCAAGAATTTATGGTGCAACCCGTTGGCGCACCTAACTTCAAAGAAGCACTGCGCATGGGTGCTGAAATTTTCCATAACCTGAAAAAAGTCCTTTCTGCTAAAGGTCTTAGCACAGCAGTGGGCGACGAAGGTGGATTCGCTCCAAACCTTAGCTCAAATGAAGAAGCCTTAAAAGTCATTATTCAAGCAGTTGAAAACGCTGGCTATGTAATGAATAAAGATATCACTTTGGCCCTTGATTGCGCATCATCAGAATTTTATGTTGATGGACAATACAACATGAAAGGCGAAGGTAAAGTATTCAACTCAGAGCAATTCAGTGATTACCTTGCCGAGCTAGCCAATAAGTATCCGATTATCTCCATTGAAGATGGCTTGGATGAAAGCGATTGGGATGGCTGGGCATATTTGACTAAGATTATTGGCGATAAAGTGCAATTGGTCGGTGATGATTTGTTCGTGACCAATACCAAAATTCTGAAGCGCGGAATCGACAATGGTGTGGGTAATTCAATCTTGATTAAATTTAATCAAATTGGCTCCTTATCTGAAACCCTAGATGCGATTAAAATGGCCAAAGATGCAGGCTTCACCGCTGTGATTTCACATCGCAGTGGCGAAACAGAAGATGCGACTATTGCCGATCTTGCTGTAGGTACTGCTGCTGGTCAAATTAAAACCGGTTCGCTTTGCCGTTCAGATCGCGTAGCTAAATACAACCAATTGCTACGTATCGAAGAAGCTTTAGGCGATGCCGTATCCTACGGTGGCCGCAAAGAAATAAAGGGTCAGTAA
- the mutS gene encoding DNA mismatch repair protein MutS, with translation MNQSVQPTELDNHTPMMRQYLRIKADHPDILLFYRMGDFYELFFDDAKKAAQLLDISLTARGKSGGNAIPMAGVPYHAVDNYLARLVKMGQSVALCEQIGDPAASKGPVERQVQRIVTPGTVTDEALLEDKRDNLLAAVFSHKTKFGYATLDITSGRFAIVELDDEESLLAELQRSRPAELLYPEGFDFHHLIEHQSGLRRRPEWEFDLQTAQNQLNQQFGTKELNGFGVHNAKLGLCAAGCVMQYVKDTQRAALPHIRRIQLEDHCDSVMMDAATRRNLELTHNLAGGTDNTLSSILDCTSTAMGSRLLNRWIQRPLRDHQALAVRQQRIQALLNSDYTELQSTLKHIGDVERALARLALRSARPRDFSRLSNAFETLPKLQTNLAQLGAPFAQLATQITEFPAFLELLQHAIIENPPVLIRDGGVIAPGYNAELDELRDLAKGATDYIDRLELREKERTGISTLKVSYNKVHGFYIEVSRSYADKVPPEYVRRQTLKNNERYIIPELKEHEDKVLTSQSRALALEKQLYEQLFDLLLPELEALMDSAAGLAELDVLSNLAERAETLDLHCPQLSQDTGIFYQQGRHPVVENVMQGPFIANPLALTASRRMLVITGPNMGGKSTYMRQTALIVLMAYIGSFVPAQDAKIGPIDRIFTRIGASDDLASGRSTFMVEMTETANILNNATANSLVLMDEIGRGTSTYDGLSLAWACAEYLAKKINAFTLFATHYFELTELANELDNLANVHLDAVEYQDSIRFMHAVQEGPANRSYGLQVAQLAGVPRTVIQSAKQKLAMLELEPRIEVNLNEVSDHSLQLNLLEQADPVKDKLAQVEPDDLSPKQALELLYVLKKMSHQ, from the coding sequence ATGAATCAAAGCGTTCAACCAACCGAACTTGATAATCACACCCCGATGATGCGCCAATATTTACGTATTAAGGCCGATCATCCGGATATTTTACTATTTTATCGAATGGGTGATTTTTATGAACTGTTCTTTGATGACGCCAAAAAAGCTGCCCAATTGCTAGATATTTCACTTACTGCCAGAGGAAAATCTGGCGGCAACGCCATTCCTATGGCAGGTGTACCTTACCATGCGGTTGACAATTACCTTGCCCGCCTAGTGAAAATGGGCCAATCGGTGGCACTATGCGAACAAATTGGTGATCCAGCCGCTAGCAAAGGTCCGGTTGAACGTCAAGTACAGCGAATCGTTACACCCGGCACTGTCACAGACGAAGCCCTGTTAGAGGATAAGCGCGATAATTTGCTCGCAGCTGTATTTTCCCATAAGACTAAATTTGGCTACGCCACACTAGATATTACCAGTGGTCGCTTTGCCATTGTCGAATTAGATGACGAAGAGTCGTTATTGGCCGAGTTACAACGCAGTCGGCCAGCAGAGTTACTCTATCCTGAAGGATTTGATTTTCACCATCTGATTGAACATCAATCAGGATTGCGTCGCCGCCCAGAATGGGAATTCGATTTGCAAACCGCGCAAAATCAATTGAATCAACAATTTGGCACTAAAGAGTTAAATGGCTTTGGGGTTCACAACGCCAAACTCGGATTATGTGCCGCAGGTTGCGTGATGCAATATGTTAAAGACACACAACGGGCAGCCTTGCCGCATATTCGCCGCATTCAACTAGAAGATCATTGTGATTCGGTGATGATGGACGCCGCAACTAGACGCAATCTTGAGCTTACTCACAACTTAGCCGGAGGCACTGACAATACCCTCAGTAGTATTTTAGATTGCACCTCTACTGCTATGGGCAGTCGACTGCTCAATCGATGGATTCAACGGCCACTGCGTGATCATCAAGCATTAGCAGTTCGTCAGCAACGCATTCAAGCATTGCTAAATAGTGATTATACTGAACTACAAAGTACCTTGAAGCATATTGGCGATGTTGAACGAGCATTAGCAAGGCTAGCATTGCGCTCCGCTCGACCTCGAGATTTTTCACGCTTATCCAATGCCTTTGAAACCCTGCCAAAGTTGCAGACCAATTTAGCGCAATTAGGTGCGCCATTTGCGCAATTGGCCACACAGATTACAGAATTCCCCGCATTTTTAGAGCTATTACAACACGCGATTATCGAGAATCCGCCGGTACTTATCCGCGATGGCGGTGTTATTGCCCCTGGCTACAACGCAGAATTAGATGAACTGCGTGATCTGGCCAAGGGCGCGACAGATTACATTGATAGACTTGAGTTGCGAGAAAAAGAACGCACTGGTATTTCGACTCTAAAAGTCAGCTACAACAAGGTTCATGGCTTCTATATCGAGGTCAGCCGCAGCTATGCGGATAAAGTGCCGCCGGAATACGTCCGCCGCCAAACGTTGAAAAATAATGAGCGCTATATCATTCCTGAGCTCAAAGAACATGAAGACAAAGTACTGACCAGTCAAAGCCGTGCACTGGCGCTGGAAAAGCAACTGTATGAGCAATTGTTCGATTTGTTACTACCTGAACTCGAAGCACTCATGGATAGTGCCGCTGGTTTGGCTGAACTGGATGTATTAAGTAACCTAGCCGAGCGGGCTGAAACCCTAGATTTACACTGTCCTCAGCTTAGCCAGGATACCGGAATATTCTATCAACAAGGCCGTCATCCGGTGGTAGAAAACGTGATGCAAGGTCCCTTCATTGCTAATCCGTTAGCTTTGACAGCATCCCGTCGCATGCTGGTGATTACTGGGCCAAATATGGGCGGCAAATCTACTTATATGCGCCAAACTGCACTTATCGTGTTAATGGCCTACATTGGCAGTTTTGTACCTGCTCAAGATGCTAAAATTGGCCCGATTGATCGGATATTTACCCGAATAGGAGCCTCTGACGATTTAGCGTCTGGCCGTTCAACCTTTATGGTTGAAATGACTGAAACCGCTAATATCCTCAATAATGCCACGGCCAATAGCTTGGTGTTGATGGATGAAATTGGTCGTGGCACCAGTACCTATGATGGCCTATCGCTTGCTTGGGCTTGTGCGGAATATCTGGCTAAGAAAATAAATGCCTTCACCTTATTCGCCACCCATTATTTTGAACTGACGGAGTTAGCCAATGAATTAGACAATTTGGCTAATGTGCATTTGGATGCGGTTGAATACCAAGATAGCATCCGTTTCATGCATGCAGTGCAAGAAGGACCGGCCAATCGAAGCTATGGATTACAGGTCGCACAACTGGCTGGAGTGCCGCGAACAGTGATCCAATCTGCCAAGCAAAAACTCGCTATGCTAGAGTTAGAACCCCGTATTGAAGTAAATTTAAATGAAGTAAGCGATCACTCACTACAATTAAACTTACTTGAGCAAGCCGATCCGGTTAAGGATAAATTAGCTCAAGTTGAGCCAGATGACCTCAGTCCCAAACAGGCACTGGAATTACTTTATGTGCTTAAAAAAATGAGCCATCAGTAA
- the leuA gene encoding 2-isopropylmalate synthase, with translation MSNLVKIFDTTLRDGEQALPASLTVKEKLQIAFALERLGVDIIEAGFPVSSPGDFASVQTIAKEIKNATVCGLSRALDKDIDACGEALKVADHFRIHTFIATSEIHVDAKLRKSQQQVVDMAVHAIKRARRYTDDVEFSCEDAGRTHIDYLCRMVEAAIHAGATTVNIPDTVGYTTPTEFGGIISSLYNRVPNIDKAIISVHCHNDLGLAVANSLAAVEQGARQVEATINGIGERAGNCSLEEIAMILQTRSGLLGLQTNIKSQEISRTSKLVSQLCNMQVQANKAIVGANAFSHSSGIHQDGVLKAQNTYEIMTPESVGINKNNLNLTSRSGRHVIKHRLTELGYKDSDYELDAIYDAFVKLADKKGQVFDYDLEALLFFDQQRQDQAHYELLYLQANSGREIIPSATVKMRIGDIEVTESAIGNGPVDAAYNAITKAIGHNKVDVVDFKLDSKGEGADALAQVSVIAEYNGRRFNGIGLATDIVEAGVKALIYVLNNTHLADQIDHQKKQNVNIAGV, from the coding sequence ATGTCAAATCTAGTCAAAATTTTCGACACCACCTTGCGCGACGGCGAACAGGCCTTGCCAGCAAGCCTCACTGTTAAAGAGAAGCTTCAAATCGCTTTTGCCCTTGAGCGACTTGGGGTGGATATTATCGAGGCCGGATTTCCAGTTTCTTCACCGGGCGATTTCGCTTCGGTACAAACCATTGCCAAAGAAATCAAAAACGCCACTGTGTGTGGATTATCCAGAGCCTTAGACAAAGATATAGATGCCTGTGGAGAGGCGTTAAAAGTAGCAGATCATTTCCGTATTCACACCTTTATTGCAACCTCAGAAATTCATGTGGACGCAAAATTAAGAAAATCCCAACAACAAGTGGTTGATATGGCGGTTCATGCAATTAAACGGGCTCGTCGTTACACCGATGACGTTGAATTTTCCTGTGAGGATGCTGGTCGAACCCATATAGATTATCTATGTCGTATGGTGGAAGCCGCTATCCATGCTGGCGCCACCACGGTCAATATTCCCGATACCGTAGGTTACACCACGCCGACAGAATTTGGCGGTATTATCAGCAGCTTATATAACCGTGTACCCAATATTGATAAAGCCATCATATCTGTGCATTGCCATAACGATTTAGGCCTTGCTGTGGCAAACTCATTGGCCGCCGTTGAGCAAGGTGCCAGACAAGTAGAAGCCACTATTAATGGTATTGGTGAACGGGCTGGTAATTGCTCATTAGAAGAAATCGCGATGATTTTGCAAACCCGTAGCGGTCTATTAGGTTTGCAAACCAATATAAAAAGTCAGGAAATCTCCCGTACCTCTAAATTAGTCAGTCAACTGTGCAATATGCAGGTGCAAGCCAACAAAGCCATCGTCGGCGCGAATGCGTTTAGCCACTCATCAGGGATTCACCAAGATGGTGTACTAAAAGCACAAAATACCTATGAAATAATGACACCTGAAAGTGTCGGTATCAACAAGAACAATTTAAATCTGACCTCTCGTTCTGGCCGCCATGTCATTAAACATCGTTTGACCGAATTGGGTTATAAAGACTCGGATTATGAGTTAGACGCCATCTATGACGCCTTCGTGAAACTAGCTGATAAAAAAGGCCAGGTTTTCGACTATGACTTAGAAGCCCTACTATTTTTTGATCAGCAGCGCCAAGACCAAGCGCATTACGAATTGTTATATTTGCAAGCTAACTCGGGACGAGAAATCATACCAAGTGCCACGGTTAAAATGCGTATCGGTGATATCGAGGTAACTGAATCAGCAATCGGCAACGGACCTGTCGATGCAGCTTATAATGCTATCACCAAAGCCATTGGCCATAACAAAGTAGATGTTGTTGACTTCAAACTTGATTCAAAAGGTGAAGGAGCTGATGCCCTAGCCCAGGTCAGTGTCATTGCCGAATACAATGGCCGTCGCTTTAACGGAATTGGCTTGGCCACAGATATCGTTGAGGCTGGGGTAAAAGCGCTGATATATGTACTTAATAACACACACTTAGCTGACCAAATTGATCATCAAAAGAAACAAAATGTAAACATTGCAGGGGTTTAA
- the leuB gene encoding 3-isopropylmalate dehydrogenase, with protein sequence MTNYEIAVLAGDGIGPEVMAEAKKVLNAIEQTSDITFTLNEYDVGGCAIDNHGQALPEYTLDGCEKASAILFGSIGGPKWDSLPLEERPERAALLKLRSHFDLFSNLRPAKIYPGLEHLSPLRADIAASGFDVLVIRELTSGIYFGQPKGLEGEGEEQFAFDTMRYSKREIRRIAVSAFEAAQKRGKKVTSVDKANVLVCSRLWREVTEEVAKDYPDVSLEHIYIDNATMQLLRYPSDFDVMLCSNLFGDIISDECAMITGSMGLLPSASINASGFGLYEPAGGSAPDIAGQGIANPIAQILSAAMLLRFSLNQADAAERIDQAVIKTLADGILTAELLPPEQRRMAKSTSEVGDYVSQVILSQANPSAQ encoded by the coding sequence ATGACTAACTATGAAATAGCTGTATTAGCAGGAGATGGGATTGGTCCTGAGGTAATGGCTGAAGCGAAAAAAGTGCTAAACGCCATTGAACAGACGAGTGATATAACCTTTACCCTGAATGAATACGATGTCGGTGGTTGCGCAATTGATAACCACGGACAAGCCTTACCCGAATACACGTTAGATGGCTGTGAAAAAGCCAGTGCCATCTTATTTGGCTCCATAGGCGGCCCCAAATGGGACAGTTTGCCGCTCGAGGAGCGTCCAGAACGGGCCGCACTATTAAAATTACGTAGCCATTTCGATTTATTCAGTAACTTGCGTCCAGCAAAGATCTATCCCGGTCTTGAGCACTTATCTCCGCTGCGCGCGGATATTGCGGCAAGCGGCTTTGATGTGTTAGTGATCCGCGAGTTAACCAGCGGCATTTATTTCGGTCAACCCAAGGGCCTTGAAGGTGAAGGCGAAGAACAGTTTGCCTTTGATACTATGCGCTATAGCAAACGAGAAATTCGTCGTATCGCAGTAAGTGCTTTTGAAGCTGCGCAAAAGCGCGGAAAAAAAGTGACTTCGGTTGATAAAGCTAACGTGCTGGTCTGCTCCAGATTATGGCGAGAGGTAACCGAAGAAGTCGCCAAAGATTACCCCGATGTTAGCTTAGAACATATCTACATTGACAATGCCACCATGCAACTGTTGCGTTATCCAAGTGATTTTGATGTGATGCTTTGTTCAAACCTGTTTGGCGATATTATTTCTGACGAGTGCGCGATGATCACGGGATCTATGGGACTGCTACCTTCCGCTAGCATTAATGCCAGTGGATTTGGCTTATACGAACCAGCTGGCGGCTCCGCACCTGATATTGCAGGACAAGGAATCGCAAATCCTATTGCGCAGATATTGTCTGCGGCCATGTTATTGCGCTTTAGCCTAAATCAAGCAGATGCAGCAGAGCGCATTGACCAAGCTGTGATAAAAACCTTAGCTGATGGTATTTTAACTGCAGAGTTGCTGCCGCCAGAACAGCGTAGAATGGCTAAATCCACTTCCGAGGTGGGTGATTATGTGAGCCAAGTGATCTTATCTCAAGCCAACCCTTCAGCCCAGTGA
- the leuC gene encoding 3-isopropylmalate dehydratase large subunit: MPLSLYDKIWQSHIVEQLGEDSLIYIDRHLIHEVTSPQAFAGLNDKGRKVRCPHKTFATMDHSISTRSLALDACGPDNQLQLQTLANNCKAHDIELFPVGHQKQGIVHVIAPELGLIQPGMTVVCGDSHTATHGAFGALAFGIGTSQVEHVFATQTLKQSKAKSMLVNVDGALPDGITAKDIILAIIGKIGHAGATGHVIEYAGEAIRDLSMEERMTICNMSIEAGAKAGFIAPDEITFNYLKGLEYIPKGEMWDDALKYWKTLYSDDGAQFDTVVQLNAQDIMPQVTWGTNPGQVIGVNQPIPNVDDFSDPIDRESAIKALAYMDLVPGTKLSDLAVNNVFIGSCTNSRIEDLRAAALIAKKGKVAAGVTAIVVPGSVTVKQQAEQEQLDKIFIEAGFEWRLPGCSMCLGMNDDILKAGDRCASTSNRNFEGRQGRGARTHLVSPAMAAAAAITGHFVDVREL, translated from the coding sequence ATGCCGTTATCTCTATATGACAAAATTTGGCAATCCCACATTGTTGAGCAATTGGGCGAGGATAGTTTAATTTATATTGACCGTCACCTTATCCATGAAGTGACTTCACCCCAGGCATTTGCAGGCTTGAATGATAAAGGACGCAAAGTGCGTTGCCCGCACAAGACTTTCGCCACTATGGATCATAGTATTTCCACTCGTTCCTTAGCTTTAGATGCTTGTGGTCCAGATAATCAGCTCCAGCTTCAAACCCTTGCCAACAACTGTAAAGCACACGACATTGAATTATTTCCCGTTGGCCATCAAAAGCAAGGCATAGTGCATGTGATTGCGCCAGAGTTGGGCTTGATTCAACCTGGTATGACAGTGGTGTGCGGTGATTCACATACAGCTACCCACGGAGCCTTCGGGGCCTTAGCCTTTGGAATTGGAACCTCTCAGGTCGAGCATGTCTTTGCCACCCAAACTTTAAAGCAAAGTAAAGCCAAAAGTATGCTGGTTAATGTGGATGGTGCATTACCTGATGGGATCACCGCTAAAGATATTATCTTGGCTATCATTGGTAAAATTGGTCATGCAGGCGCAACCGGACATGTAATTGAATATGCAGGCGAAGCTATCCGTGATTTAAGCATGGAAGAGCGTATGACCATATGTAACATGAGCATCGAAGCCGGGGCTAAAGCTGGATTTATTGCGCCGGATGAGATCACATTCAATTACTTAAAGGGTCTTGAATATATTCCCAAGGGTGAAATGTGGGATGACGCGCTTAAGTATTGGAAAACCTTGTATTCAGATGACGGCGCTCAGTTTGACACTGTAGTGCAGCTAAATGCACAAGATATAATGCCGCAAGTAACTTGGGGTACCAATCCAGGTCAGGTAATTGGGGTTAATCAACCTATTCCGAATGTGGATGATTTCAGTGATCCAATTGACCGAGAGTCGGCCATCAAAGCCCTGGCATACATGGATCTTGTTCCTGGCACCAAGTTATCTGATTTGGCCGTCAATAATGTGTTTATTGGCTCATGTACTAACAGTCGTATAGAAGATCTGCGTGCAGCCGCACTAATTGCCAAAAAAGGTAAGGTGGCAGCGGGCGTAACCGCAATTGTTGTGCCTGGTTCGGTTACTGTCAAACAACAAGCCGAGCAGGAACAATTAGATAAAATTTTTATTGAAGCTGGATTTGAATGGCGTCTACCCGGTTGTTCAATGTGCCTAGGCATGAATGATGATATTTTGAAAGCGGGTGATCGTTGCGCATCCACCAGCAATCGCAATTTTGAAGGCCGTCAGGGCCGAGGTGCCCGTACTCACTTGGTATCACCTGCAATGGCAGCGGCCGCAGCGATTACCGGTCATTTTGTCGATGTAAGAGAACTTTAG
- a CDS encoding CTP synthase produces the protein MTNYIFVTGGVVSSLGKGIAAASLAAILEARGLKVTMLKLDPYINVDPGTMSPIQHGEVFVTDDGAETDLDLGHYERFIRTRMTKRNNFTTGRVYEEVLKRERRGDYLGATIQVIPHITNEIKRRVIEGAEGVDIAIVEIGGTVGDIESQPFLEAIRQLGSELGRDHVLYMHLTLVPYMAASGEVKTKPTQHSVKELRSIGIQPDILVCRSESALPSNERSKIALFTNVVEKAVIGLKDVDSIYRIPASLKAQGMDELVIKRFGLDCPEADLTEWEQVLYAESNPTGEVNIGMVGKYVELPDAYKSVNEALKHAGLKNRLTVNIRYIDSQDVESKGEQLLADLDAILVPGGFGERGIEGKIAAAKYARENNVPYLGICLGMQIALIEFARNVAGMENANSTEFDPATPFPVVGLITEWLEADGSTEVRDESSDLGGTMRLGSQLCHLIPDTKVQAAYGSDEIFERHRHRYEVNNNLRDKLEAAGLKVSGLSTDKRLVEVIELPDHPWFIASQFHPEFNSTPRDGHPLFTGFVQAAGEYHKNNN, from the coding sequence ATGACAAATTATATTTTCGTCACAGGTGGTGTGGTTTCATCACTTGGAAAAGGTATTGCTGCTGCTTCACTCGCGGCGATACTAGAAGCTCGTGGATTGAAAGTCACCATGCTTAAATTGGATCCCTACATCAATGTAGATCCAGGCACCATGAGCCCGATCCAACACGGAGAAGTGTTTGTCACTGACGACGGTGCAGAAACGGATTTGGACTTAGGTCACTATGAACGCTTTATTCGCACCCGCATGACTAAACGCAATAACTTCACTACCGGACGGGTATATGAAGAAGTATTGAAACGTGAACGTCGAGGTGATTACCTAGGCGCAACCATTCAGGTTATCCCACATATTACTAACGAAATAAAACGCCGGGTAATTGAAGGCGCTGAAGGCGTAGATATTGCCATAGTTGAAATTGGTGGAACGGTTGGTGATATTGAGTCGCAACCTTTCTTAGAAGCCATTCGTCAATTAGGCAGTGAGTTAGGCCGTGATCATGTTTTGTATATGCATCTTACCTTGGTGCCTTATATGGCAGCCTCAGGCGAGGTAAAAACCAAACCAACACAGCATTCAGTTAAAGAGCTACGTTCAATTGGTATCCAACCCGATATTTTAGTTTGTCGTTCTGAAAGTGCCCTGCCCTCAAATGAACGCTCAAAAATTGCCTTGTTTACAAATGTGGTCGAAAAAGCCGTTATCGGCCTAAAGGATGTTGACAGCATATATCGTATTCCTGCCTCGTTGAAAGCCCAAGGCATGGATGAATTAGTGATTAAGCGTTTTGGACTTGACTGTCCAGAAGCCGATCTGACCGAATGGGAACAGGTTCTGTATGCAGAATCTAATCCTACTGGTGAAGTTAATATTGGCATGGTTGGCAAATATGTAGAATTGCCTGATGCGTATAAATCAGTCAATGAAGCCTTAAAGCATGCTGGTTTGAAAAACCGCCTTACCGTCAACATTCGTTATATAGACTCTCAAGATGTTGAAAGTAAGGGTGAGCAATTGCTGGCCGATTTGGATGCGATCCTAGTGCCTGGTGGATTTGGTGAGCGTGGTATTGAAGGCAAGATTGCCGCAGCTAAATATGCCAGAGAAAATAATGTGCCTTATTTAGGTATTTGTCTTGGTATGCAAATCGCGCTGATTGAATTCGCCCGTAATGTTGCAGGCATGGAAAATGCCAACAGCACCGAATTTGACCCCGCGACTCCTTTCCCTGTGGTTGGTCTTATCACTGAATGGTTAGAAGCTGATGGCAGCACAGAGGTCAGAGATGAAAGCTCTGATCTTGGTGGTACAATGCGTTTGGGTAGTCAATTGTGCCATTTAATCCCAGATACCAAAGTTCAAGCGGCGTACGGCAGTGATGAAATATTTGAGCGCCACCGTCACCGCTATGAAGTGAACAATAATCTGCGTGATAAGCTAGAAGCGGCAGGTTTAAAAGTATCCGGGTTATCTACCGATAAACGCTTGGTTGAGGTAATCGAATTACCCGATCATCCATGGTTTATTGCAAGCCAATTCCACCCAGAATTTAACTCTACTCCGCGAGACGGACATCCTCTATTTACAGGGTTTGTGCAAGCCGCGGGCGAATACCATAAAAATAATAATTAA